From Micromonospora rifamycinica, a single genomic window includes:
- a CDS encoding SCO6880 family protein, with protein MSTEATIEPTYGNWRRPRRAGLGPLGLVGTVGVFGGLVLVLLASLASLQAALVVGAPLVVALLPMAVRTQDGRNLYQLLALRIGWSRRVARREHLYVSGPLSARPGGRFPPPGLLAGVLAREGRDAYDRPFGVLHHRSRNLYTIVLRCEPDGGSLVDPEQVDTWVSLWGEWLSRLAHEPGLRGASVVVETAPDPGTRLAAEVLPRLDAAAPAAARAVLEEVVDDYPSASSEMNSYITLSYAPVGGARRDPEDVVTDLAIRVPSLLTGLIGAGGGVAEPLSAEQIAEVVRVAYDPACAAEVLSVRAEHGRTGLEWADCGPVAAVESVDAYQHDSGVSRTWLLTLAPRGTVRSSVLRTMLDASAGTRRKRVALLYRPIDPATSARIVEADRRTAQFMATSGRGMVQARAAAEVRAAEQAAAEEATGAGLVEFSLMLTVTVDDRSQLDDASVLVRNMTGATRIAMRPAHRMQAAAFSCTLPTGILPWEQTVLPHELQEAM; from the coding sequence ATGTCGACGGAAGCCACCATCGAACCGACGTACGGCAACTGGCGCCGGCCCCGCCGGGCCGGGCTGGGTCCACTCGGTCTGGTCGGCACGGTCGGGGTGTTCGGCGGGCTGGTGCTGGTGCTGCTGGCCTCGCTGGCGTCGCTCCAGGCGGCCCTGGTGGTCGGCGCACCGCTCGTGGTGGCCCTGCTGCCGATGGCGGTACGCACCCAGGACGGCCGCAACCTGTACCAGCTCCTGGCGTTGCGCATCGGCTGGTCCCGTCGGGTGGCGCGGCGGGAGCACCTGTACGTCTCGGGGCCGCTGTCGGCCCGCCCGGGTGGCCGGTTCCCCCCGCCCGGCCTGCTCGCCGGGGTGCTCGCCCGGGAGGGCCGGGACGCCTACGACCGGCCGTTCGGGGTGCTGCACCACCGCAGCCGCAACCTGTACACCATCGTGTTGCGCTGCGAGCCCGACGGCGGGTCGCTGGTCGACCCGGAGCAGGTGGACACCTGGGTGTCGCTGTGGGGCGAGTGGCTGTCCCGGCTCGCCCACGAGCCGGGGCTGCGGGGCGCCTCGGTGGTGGTGGAGACCGCCCCGGACCCGGGTACCCGGCTCGCCGCCGAGGTACTGCCCCGGCTGGACGCGGCGGCTCCCGCGGCGGCCCGCGCCGTGCTGGAGGAGGTGGTCGACGACTACCCGTCCGCGTCGTCGGAGATGAACTCGTACATCACCCTCAGCTACGCCCCGGTGGGCGGGGCACGGCGCGATCCGGAGGACGTCGTCACCGACCTGGCGATCCGGGTGCCCAGCCTGCTGACCGGGCTGATCGGGGCCGGCGGGGGCGTCGCCGAGCCGCTGTCGGCCGAGCAGATCGCCGAGGTGGTCCGGGTGGCGTACGACCCGGCCTGTGCCGCCGAGGTGCTCAGCGTCCGGGCCGAGCACGGCCGGACCGGGCTGGAGTGGGCCGACTGCGGGCCGGTCGCCGCGGTCGAATCGGTGGACGCCTACCAGCACGACTCGGGGGTCTCCCGGACCTGGCTGCTCACCCTGGCCCCCCGGGGCACGGTGCGCTCCAGCGTGCTGCGCACCATGCTCGACGCCTCGGCCGGAACCCGGCGCAAGCGGGTGGCGCTGCTCTACCGGCCGATCGACCCGGCGACCTCGGCCCGGATCGTCGAGGCGGACCGGCGGACCGCGCAGTTCATGGCCACCTCCGGGCGGGGCATGGTGCAGGCCCGGGCCGCCGCCGAGGTACGCGCCGCCGAGCAGGCCGCCGCCGAGGAGGCCACCGGTGCCGGGTTGGTGGAGTTCTCGCTGATGCTCACCGTCACCGTCGACGACCGGTCCCAGCTCGACGACGCGTCGGTGCTGGTCCGCAACATGACCGGGGCCACCCGGATCGCGATGCGACCGGCCCACCGGATGCAGGCGGCGGCGTTCAGCTGCACCCTGCCGACCGGAATCCTTCCGTGGGAGCAGACCGTGCTGCCACACGAACTCCAGGAGGCGATGTGA